The Kryptolebias marmoratus isolate JLee-2015 linkage group LG1, ASM164957v2, whole genome shotgun sequence sequence CGACCTGACGACGACGGCGTCATCGGCCTCCTCCATGGCCGATGCCGCTGGCCAGACGCGCCGTCACAGAGACGTCGGGGCCGTCGGCCGCGTTCGAGCTGTTCTTCGACACGAGCCTCGAAGATCGAGTGGCGACGAACCTGGAGGCGAGCCGCCGTGGGCTCTAGCCTCGCGAGGGCTGGCGACCCATGGGTCGCGCGGAGTTTCGAGCGTATGtgggtctgctgctgctggcggGCGTGTACAGATCGCGGAGCGAGGCGTGCAAGAGCCTGTGGCACCCCGAGACGGGCAGGGGGGTGTTCAGGGCCACCATGCCGCTCAAGACGTTCCGCGCGTACTCGGCCGCCATGAGGTTCGACGACCGCGCACCAGGGATGTCAGGCGACGACGAGGCGACAAACTGGCACCGATCGGAGAGCTGTGGCGAGAGTGGACCCGCCGCCTGCCGCTCATGTATGAGCCGGGCGAGGACATCACCGTGGACGAGCGGCTGGTGCCCTTCAAAGGTGACGAGTAGCGTCCGCGCgactctgtttgttttatttgttattattattattattattattattattattattattattatatagcTCTATCTTTCTATGTAGCCTATTTCTTTTGGGGGgggaagagaataaaaaaagaagagaaacaaaaatggctcactctgttttttcttctttgtatttattatttacttgtttctgttttgttttctttcttcctttctttgtgcccgtcttcttcttcttctttcttcacacacacacacgcacacacacctacacacacacacacacacacacacacacacaaaaaaaccccaccatcATCTTCTTGAGGCGAGAATGTCGCTGCTTGTTCCGACAGTACATGCCAGGCAAACCGGCCAAGTACGGACTCAAGTTGTGGGTGTGTTGCGACGCCCAGTCCAGCTACGTGTGGAAGATGCAGATGTACGAGGGCAAACGCGACAAAGGCGGTGCTCCCGAAAAGAACCTGGCCACCAGAGTGGTGATGGACGTGACGGACGGTCTGTGCCTGGGCACCAACGTGACGATCGACAACTTTTTCACCTTGTACGAACTGGCCGCCGCGCTGATGCACGGAGGCAACGGTGGCGACGACGACGACAACATCGACGACgagggcgaggaggaggaggatgaaggcgaggaggaggatgaggaggatgagagGACGAcggtgaggatgaggaggaggatgaagaagaggaagagaaggaagaGAAGGCGGCTCACCCTGTTAAGCACGGTCAGGGCCAACAGACGCGACGTGCCGGGTGAGCTGCTCGAGACCAAAGGCAGAGAGGCGCACTCGTCGCGATGTGTTGTTTTCCGACTCCACGGTTTCTCTCCCCGTCGGGCCCCCCTCCGTCCCTCGGTACACAAAGTGGGGTCGAATcgaccccccctcctccttcttcttcttctttcagacGGACAAAATCGTGCTGTGATATAAGACGCGCGCGGGGGGGGGGTGTCTGATCGACCccatccatccttccttccGACAACGGATGACAAAGGcgttggtggtggtgggggtcaACCGGACCCCGGTGCCGTCTTGTAGCGATACAAGACGCGCACACGAGGGGTCGGATCGACCCCTCCTTCCGAGGGAGGACAAAGGTGTTGGTGGTGGGGGTCAACCGGACCCCCGTGCCGTCTTGTGGCGATACAAGACGCACGCGTGAACACGGTGGGGGGTCGATCCGACCCCTCCTTCCGACGGAGGACAAAGGTTGC is a genomic window containing:
- the LOC112451269 gene encoding uncharacterized protein LOC112451269, whose amino-acid sequence is MPGKPAKYGLKLWVCCDAQSSYVWKMQMYEGKRDKGGAPEKNLATRVVMDVTDGLCLGTNVTIDNFFTLYELAAALMHGGNGGDDDDNIDDEGEEEEDEGEEEDEEDERTTVRMRRRMKKRKRRKRRRLTLLSTVRANRRDVPGELLETKGREAHSSRCVVFRLHGFSPRRAPLRPSVHKVGSNRPPLLLLLLLSDGQNRAVI